From Carya illinoinensis cultivar Pawnee chromosome 5, C.illinoinensisPawnee_v1, whole genome shotgun sequence, one genomic window encodes:
- the LOC122311398 gene encoding serine/threonine-protein phosphatase 4 regulatory subunit 2-like, whose amino-acid sequence MILMETPADANSQNLTTAANEAVHEQDSTVPAATNHGGTEPELEPEPEPEVAEEEVKGILEIIASTGKFWHAWYKLKSMLSFQLKQVLSEYPESKMTSEQQNASLGETYPELVKRLDEALVSFVEGPPFTLQRLCEILLEARSVYPNISKLALALEKNLLVTTMLTISTDPYPQATMQKTDEPEKAREEPEPHPNSAQNGVEPVAGDRDEVMTDVEEADIDDEMTIDMEAFEEIVGSAETKTEPTANS is encoded by the exons ATGATCTTGATGGAGACGCCAGCAGATGCaaattctcaaaacttaacAACTGCTGCCAATGAAGCTGTTCATGAACAGGATAGTACGGTCCCTGCTGCTACAAATCATGG AGGCACGGAACCGGAATTGGAACCGGAACCGGAACCTGAGGTTGCTGAAGAAGAAGTGAAAGGCATACTTGAAATTATTGCATCCACTGGGAAATTCTG GCATGCTTGGTACAAATTGAAGAGCATGCTATCCTTTCAGCTGAAGCAG GTCTTGTCAGAGTATCCTGAGTCAAAAATGACAAGTGAGCAGCAAAATGCTTCTTTAGGAGAAACCTACCCTGAGCTTGTAAAAAGGTTGGATGAAG CTCTTGTTAGCTTTGTTGAAGGTCCACCGTTTACCCTGCAGAGGCTCTGTGAG ATCCTGTTGGAAGCTCGAAGTGTTTATCCAAATATCTCAAAACTTGCTTTAGCACTAGAAAAG AATTTATTGGTGACAACTATGTTGACCATCTCTACCGATCCGTATCCACAAGCAACGATGCAAAAGACAGATGAACCAGAGAAGGCAAGGGAAGAACCCGAGCCTCACCCCAATTCAGCACAAAATGGGGTGGAACCTGTGGCAGGAGACAGGGATGAAGTAATGACAGATGTAGAAGAGGCTGATATAGATGATGAAATGACCATCGACATGGAAGCCTTTGAAGAAATAGTTGGATCTGCAGAAACAAAAACCGAACCTACTGCTAATTCTTAG